From the genome of Armatimonadota bacterium:
AAGGAACCATGCAAATGGGCCCCGACCAGCCGCCGGTCAAGGGCGCGGGATGGGAGGTTACCAAGATGTTCGGTCCGCTCTGGGCGCTGGCTGAGGGCCAATCCGAGATGCCCAACGGCGCAACGATGAACTACAAGCACTTTCTCGGCTGGGACGTCTCCTTCAAAGAGTACCGAGGCGCTTGGATGGCCGACGTTTCGAGCCACCTTTGGAAGCAGGTTGGCGAATTGAGCGCGGACGGGCGCACGATGACCCTCGACTGCGTCGGACCCCACATGGAAAAGG
Proteins encoded in this window:
- a CDS encoding DUF1579 domain-containing protein — translated: MSDQTQEPEMTTKPMKEHEWLQNLVGEWRTEGTMQMGPDQPPVKGAGWEVTKMFGPLWALAEGQSEMPNGATMNYKHFLGWDVSFKEYRGAWMADVSSHLWKQVGELSADGRTMTLDCVGPHMEKDGETANYRDVIELIDKDHRVMTSHGQDENGNWFEFMRVDFYRTG